In one window of Streptomyces roseofulvus DNA:
- a CDS encoding TetR/AcrR family transcriptional regulator, whose product MARTTDGDGSPVPQRLLAAATRLFAEQGYDRTSVQEIVEAAGVTKGALYHYFGSKEDLLQEVYARVLRLQQERLDDFAGSDAPVEERLRSAAADVVVTTIENLDDASIFFRSMHHLSPEKNKQVRSERRRYHERFRALVEEGQRAGVFSSATPADLVVDYHFGSVHHLSTWYRPDGPLTPQQVADHLADLLLRALRP is encoded by the coding sequence ATGGCCAGGACGACGGACGGGGACGGTTCTCCCGTCCCCCAGAGGCTCCTCGCCGCCGCCACCCGGCTCTTCGCGGAGCAGGGCTACGACCGCACCTCCGTGCAGGAGATCGTCGAGGCGGCGGGCGTCACCAAGGGCGCCCTCTACCACTACTTCGGCTCCAAGGAGGACCTCCTCCAGGAGGTGTACGCGCGCGTGCTCCGCCTCCAGCAGGAGCGGCTGGACGACTTCGCGGGCTCCGACGCGCCCGTCGAGGAGCGGCTGCGCTCCGCCGCCGCCGACGTCGTCGTCACCACCATCGAGAACCTCGACGACGCCTCGATCTTCTTCCGCTCCATGCACCACCTGAGCCCGGAGAAGAACAAGCAGGTCCGCTCCGAGCGCCGCCGCTACCACGAGCGCTTCCGCGCCCTCGTGGAGGAAGGCCAGCGGGCGGGCGTCTTCTCCTCCGCCACGCCCGCCGACCTCGTCGTGGACTACCACTTCGGCTCCGTGCACCACCTGTCCACGTGGTACCGCCCGGACGGGCCGCTGACCCCGCAGCAGGTCGCCGACCACCTGGCCGACCTCCTGCTGCGGGCCCTGCGCCCGTGA